A window of Thermococcus aggregans contains these coding sequences:
- the pgiA gene encoding glucose-6-phosphate isomerase codes for MKYKEPFGVKLDFETGIIENAKKSVRRLSDMKGYFVDEEAWEKMVNEENPVVYEVYAIEQEEKEGDLNFATTILYPGKVGNEFFMTKGHYHAKVDRAEVYLAIKGKGGMLLQTPEGEARFIEMEPSTIVYVPPHWAHRTINTGDEPFIFLAIYPADAGHDYGTIAEKGFSKIVVEENGKVVVKDNPKWKE; via the coding sequence ATGAAGTATAAAGAGCCCTTTGGTGTTAAGCTTGATTTTGAAACAGGAATTATTGAAAATGCAAAGAAAAGTGTCAGAAGACTCAGCGACATGAAAGGCTACTTTGTCGATGAAGAAGCATGGGAAAAAATGGTGAACGAAGAGAACCCAGTGGTTTATGAGGTCTATGCAATAGAACAAGAGGAGAAGGAGGGAGATCTAAACTTTGCAACCACCATTTTGTACCCGGGCAAAGTTGGGAACGAGTTCTTCATGACCAAAGGGCACTATCATGCAAAAGTGGACAGGGCAGAGGTTTATCTAGCTATCAAAGGTAAAGGAGGAATGCTACTCCAAACTCCCGAAGGGGAGGCAAGGTTCATCGAAATGGAGCCGAGCACAATAGTCTATGTTCCCCCACACTGGGCCCACAGGACAATAAACACAGGTGATGAGCCCTTCATATTCCTCGCAATATACCCAGCGGATGCAGGCCACGATTATGGGACGATTGCAGAGAAGGGATTTTCAAAGATAGTGGTTGAAGAGAACGGAAAAGTAGTCGTTAAGGACAATCCAAAGTGGAAAGAGTAA
- a CDS encoding ABC transporter ATP-binding protein, which translates to MEHVIETKDLTKFFGKRNIVYHLNLKVPKGVVYGFLGPNGAGKTTTIKMLTAALRPTYGEIRIFGLEMPQKRVEIMKNVGYMPETPIAYEDMTIFEFLTYMGRLSGLKREEAREQAKKLMRYVGVGRLALNKIKELSSGQKQRVTFASALIGDPELLILDEPTANLDPLGRIEFIGKILSLAKEGKTIFVSSHIVSEVEKMCNYVGLINQGRLIAQGKISELTEIEENDYDVSTSDNKVALQFLREKPYVREVWEEENIIRVKVDPRFLDEFFLQFPKYLVSNGIRLKLFKPHTSPLERILMEKFSIGEESD; encoded by the coding sequence ATGGAACATGTAATTGAAACTAAAGACCTCACGAAATTTTTCGGAAAGAGAAACATAGTCTATCACCTAAATCTTAAGGTTCCTAAAGGAGTTGTCTACGGCTTTTTGGGCCCCAATGGTGCGGGTAAGACGACCACTATCAAAATGCTTACGGCAGCTTTGAGGCCCACCTACGGAGAAATTAGAATTTTCGGGCTTGAAATGCCCCAGAAAAGAGTTGAAATAATGAAAAACGTCGGCTATATGCCAGAAACACCAATAGCCTACGAGGATATGACTATCTTTGAATTCCTAACCTATATGGGCAGGCTTTCAGGTTTAAAAAGAGAAGAGGCGAGAGAGCAGGCAAAGAAGCTCATGCGATACGTCGGGGTCGGCAGATTAGCCTTGAATAAAATAAAGGAGCTTTCTTCAGGTCAAAAGCAGAGAGTAACCTTTGCATCGGCTTTAATTGGGGATCCAGAGCTTTTGATCCTTGATGAACCCACTGCAAACCTTGATCCCTTGGGGAGAATAGAATTCATAGGAAAAATTCTCTCATTGGCAAAGGAAGGGAAAACAATCTTCGTAAGCTCTCATATAGTCAGCGAAGTAGAGAAGATGTGCAACTATGTGGGGCTTATAAACCAGGGGCGTTTAATAGCTCAGGGAAAGATAAGTGAGCTAACGGAGATAGAGGAAAACGATTACGACGTTTCTACCTCGGACAACAAAGTAGCACTGCAGTTCTTAAGGGAGAAGCCCTATGTCAGAGAGGTATGGGAAGAAGAGAACATAATAAGGGTTAAGGTTGACCCGAGATTCCTGGACGAGTTTTTCCTGCAGTTCCCGAAGTATTTAGTCTCCAACGGCATTCGTTTAAAGCTTTTCAAGCCCCACACAAGCCCGCTTGAGAGAATCCTCATGGAAAAGTTCAGCATAGGTGAGGAAAGTGATTAG
- a CDS encoding GNAT family N-acetyltransferase, which produces MEVRVAKLEDCKGIVQVHCSGVERWIKKSEGREASYEELSIEERYLHGGPWMSIETCAVHLNSLLLEGQFPIVAEENGKIMGNAEVLISEEPIKGKIKRIAHIDVLEVHKNFRGRGVGKSIVEFIEELAREKGCELVTATPEKSAIGFYEKLGMRDVLHDVSFVEFDLSSFPLTKTKPKVFEFSWDDVKNLEMVAGKFQSSYHHWFMAFKDKIAGIDDRIYFESGKIGESYYVLEEVYYRGSIVTGYLWGRKEDFPLLLSRARELGFKKLRTIIEKDLMEKFKPKVIERIIILAKSL; this is translated from the coding sequence ATGGAAGTCAGGGTTGCAAAGCTTGAGGACTGCAAGGGCATAGTCCAAGTTCACTGCTCTGGGGTTGAGAGATGGATAAAGAAAAGCGAGGGGAGAGAAGCCAGTTATGAGGAGCTTAGCATAGAGGAACGCTACCTTCACGGCGGCCCTTGGATGAGCATCGAGACATGTGCAGTTCATCTAAACAGCCTTCTTTTAGAGGGCCAATTTCCAATTGTTGCGGAAGAAAACGGGAAAATAATGGGGAATGCGGAAGTTTTGATAAGTGAAGAGCCCATAAAAGGGAAGATTAAGCGGATTGCCCATATAGACGTTCTTGAGGTACACAAAAACTTTAGGGGCAGGGGAGTGGGAAAAAGCATTGTGGAGTTTATTGAAGAGCTAGCCCGAGAGAAAGGCTGTGAGCTGGTTACCGCAACACCTGAAAAATCAGCGATCGGCTTCTATGAAAAGTTGGGGATGAGAGATGTCCTTCATGATGTCAGCTTTGTTGAGTTTGATCTAAGCTCTTTCCCACTCACGAAAACCAAACCAAAGGTCTTTGAGTTTTCTTGGGATGATGTTAAAAACTTAGAGATGGTCGCAGGAAAGTTTCAGAGCTCATACCACCACTGGTTCATGGCGTTTAAAGATAAAATAGCTGGAATAGATGATAGAATTTACTTCGAAAGTGGAAAGATTGGGGAATCTTATTACGTCCTCGAAGAGGTCTATTACAGGGGTTCTATCGTTACAGGCTATCTTTGGGGAAGGAAAGAAGATTTTCCACTTTTGCTCAGCAGAGCGAGGGAGCTTGGCTTCAAAAAGCTCCGTACAATCATCGAAAAAGACTTAATGGAGAAGTTCAAGCCCAAGGTAATTGAGAGAATTATTATACTCGCGAAAAGCCTTT
- a CDS encoding COG1470 family protein, producing the protein MRKILPLFVLLLFAGNALAASVELGIDEVLIVDNTTVTFDVPQNNPNLVFLFLDGENSSLAKGLHFGESVLFEGVNYTVGSLDLNTLTLKLHLSGNYSTFKVLKKRDFEVSLVESFDAYVKVKIKNTGYYEINDTLVVSAQGVEIEERDIDLKPGESLTLKISPAYNQLTFMLRNAKLSKSITVASLEELVTIERIWKDGKLHVLLRNHGDPVNVTLKLLVSGMTFDKKEVFLNSKEETEVVFDSDITQGTILLDYGVIKQESFYFEMPKVSLVRAEKENEKLKIWLRNDGKVGFSGKVSVYQNSVLVGEPYFIDVTIKPNEEVYLEFKVPEDTQILTVMVTSSSYSATFPISLKAELTAKAVNSYAKGVLGGTVSYVIAIVGNGKVEFGISGLPDSIKAYFYYGDTQVKELDVVQNAQVTLVLKLPNLPQGFVLNEPIDFNVMVNDIEIPLKLEVSGVGILPVYGDNWLAKVNYTSEYHHVDLPYRVFGNGITPPFAFEPWEGEKIAILYGRYIRQGKDLRIHLLDRSGKIIDSSTQERGRSDYLVFNESEFMIMVEGEGYFEGILLVSDYINELKNLSFELKKREFGEGLRTFIINATSLRGQKLRFSLSSDRDVELKVYYFTLNNEKENFDPLSTNFKGVFRGRGKAIEGELGIRSYEDFIAVAVIGEGNVTLNFEKAGRGVEVGELKSKEVYLIVAALMALLALVVYLEKKIG; encoded by the coding sequence ATGAGAAAGATATTACCGCTTTTCGTGCTTCTCCTTTTTGCCGGGAATGCCCTCGCTGCGTCGGTTGAGCTCGGAATAGATGAGGTTTTAATAGTGGATAACACCACCGTAACCTTTGATGTCCCCCAAAACAACCCCAACCTTGTTTTTCTATTTCTGGATGGTGAAAATTCGAGCCTAGCTAAGGGGCTGCACTTTGGCGAGAGCGTTCTCTTTGAGGGGGTAAACTATACTGTCGGGAGCTTGGATTTGAATACCCTTACCCTCAAGCTTCATCTGTCCGGCAACTACTCCACCTTTAAGGTTTTAAAAAAGAGGGACTTCGAAGTTTCCCTTGTAGAGTCTTTTGATGCCTACGTAAAAGTAAAGATAAAGAACACCGGCTATTACGAGATCAACGATACGCTAGTGGTTTCTGCCCAGGGAGTAGAGATAGAGGAAAGGGACATTGACCTTAAGCCGGGAGAGAGCTTGACCTTAAAGATTTCCCCCGCTTACAACCAGCTGACCTTTATGCTAAGGAATGCCAAGCTGTCGAAGAGCATAACAGTGGCTTCTCTTGAGGAGCTTGTGACAATTGAGCGTATCTGGAAAGATGGGAAGCTCCATGTTCTTCTAAGAAACCATGGAGATCCTGTTAATGTAACTCTCAAGCTTCTGGTTAGTGGGATGACCTTTGATAAGAAAGAAGTTTTCCTCAACTCAAAGGAAGAGACGGAAGTTGTTTTTGACAGTGATATTACTCAAGGCACGATTCTGCTGGACTATGGAGTAATAAAGCAGGAGAGCTTTTACTTCGAAATGCCGAAGGTGTCTTTAGTGAGGGCTGAGAAAGAAAACGAGAAGCTAAAGATATGGCTGAGAAACGATGGAAAGGTAGGGTTCTCCGGCAAAGTATCAGTCTACCAGAACTCCGTCCTCGTGGGCGAACCTTATTTTATTGACGTTACCATAAAACCTAACGAAGAAGTTTATCTCGAGTTTAAAGTTCCTGAAGATACACAGATTTTAACCGTTATGGTTACATCGAGTTCTTACTCTGCCACCTTCCCTATCTCCTTGAAAGCAGAACTGACCGCAAAAGCGGTTAATTCCTACGCTAAGGGAGTACTTGGGGGAACTGTGAGCTACGTGATAGCCATTGTTGGCAATGGAAAGGTGGAGTTTGGCATTAGCGGACTGCCAGACTCTATAAAAGCCTACTTCTATTATGGGGATACTCAAGTTAAGGAGCTCGACGTAGTTCAAAATGCCCAGGTAACTCTTGTTTTAAAGCTTCCAAACTTACCGCAGGGCTTTGTCTTGAACGAGCCGATTGACTTTAACGTGATGGTCAATGACATAGAGATCCCCTTAAAGCTTGAAGTTAGTGGGGTTGGAATACTACCGGTTTATGGAGACAACTGGCTTGCCAAGGTCAATTATACAAGCGAATACCACCACGTAGACTTACCTTACAGGGTATTTGGGAATGGGATAACTCCTCCCTTTGCCTTCGAGCCATGGGAAGGAGAGAAAATTGCCATCCTATACGGAAGATATATCAGACAGGGAAAGGATTTGAGGATTCACCTCCTAGACCGTTCAGGGAAGATTATTGATTCTTCAACTCAGGAGAGAGGAAGAAGTGATTACCTAGTATTCAACGAGAGCGAATTTATGATAATGGTTGAGGGAGAGGGGTATTTCGAGGGGATCCTTCTGGTTTCTGATTACATCAACGAACTGAAAAACCTCAGCTTTGAACTTAAAAAGAGGGAATTCGGTGAGGGATTGAGGACTTTCATAATAAATGCCACTTCGCTTAGAGGACAAAAGCTGAGGTTTTCCCTCTCTTCGGATAGGGATGTGGAGCTAAAGGTGTACTATTTCACATTGAACAACGAGAAGGAGAACTTCGATCCCTTGTCCACGAACTTCAAGGGAGTCTTTAGAGGTAGAGGGAAGGCTATTGAAGGAGAACTTGGCATAAGGAGCTACGAAGACTTCATAGCTGTGGCGGTTATTGGAGAAGGAAACGTAACTCTAAACTTTGAGAAAGCAGGTAGAGGAGTCGAGGTTGGCGAATTAAAGTCAAAGGAAGTATACCTTATAGTGGCGGCACTGATGGCTCTCCTTGCTTTGGTGGTGTACCTAGAAAAGAAAATAGGGTAG
- a CDS encoding ribonuclease Z codes for MLEVIFLGTGGIMPNKERNVPAVALKYEGEVILWDVGEGTLRQLSIAKISPMKVEKIFITHFHGDHYLGLMSLIQTMTLWNREKPLHIYGPKYTFEFIQNYLKSGFFRPSFEIHVHELGEARLKFKNYEIWSFKVEHGVPALGYVFKEKDKRGSFDLNKIRELGLKPGPWMKELETKGKIEINGKVIHLEDVTGKPKKGVKIVYTGDTEPCERVKLFSERADVLIHEATYLNEEDRGESYHSTVMEACDIAEKAKVKLLVLFHRAPRYTYEEYKREAERLCGHKFIIPRDFDVLRIGEEYELSSLR; via the coding sequence ATGCTTGAAGTGATTTTCCTTGGGACCGGGGGAATAATGCCAAACAAAGAGAGGAATGTCCCTGCCGTAGCCTTAAAATACGAAGGAGAGGTAATTCTGTGGGACGTGGGGGAGGGGACTCTGAGGCAGCTCAGCATAGCCAAGATAAGCCCGATGAAAGTAGAGAAGATTTTCATAACACATTTTCATGGGGATCACTACCTCGGCTTGATGAGCCTCATCCAGACGATGACCCTGTGGAACAGAGAAAAGCCCCTCCACATCTACGGGCCAAAGTACACCTTTGAATTTATCCAAAACTACCTAAAAAGCGGGTTTTTCAGGCCGAGCTTTGAGATACATGTTCACGAGCTTGGAGAGGCAAGGTTGAAGTTCAAAAATTACGAAATATGGAGCTTCAAAGTTGAGCACGGTGTTCCGGCGTTAGGCTACGTTTTCAAAGAGAAAGACAAAAGAGGGAGTTTTGACTTAAATAAAATTAGGGAACTCGGCTTAAAACCCGGTCCCTGGATGAAGGAGCTTGAAACCAAAGGTAAAATTGAAATTAACGGCAAAGTTATCCACCTTGAAGACGTAACTGGGAAGCCAAAGAAGGGAGTGAAAATTGTTTATACCGGTGATACCGAGCCCTGTGAGAGAGTAAAGCTCTTTTCTGAAAGGGCAGATGTGCTGATCCACGAAGCAACTTACCTAAACGAAGAAGACAGGGGTGAAAGCTACCACTCAACAGTCATGGAGGCTTGCGACATTGCGGAAAAAGCGAAAGTTAAACTTTTAGTTCTATTCCACAGAGCCCCTAGATACACGTATGAAGAGTACAAAAGAGAAGCTGAGAGGCTCTGCGGGCATAAATTTATAATTCCCAGAGATTTTGATGTGCTTAGGATCGGTGAGGAATATGAGCTATCTTCGCTACGTTAA
- a CDS encoding site-2 protease family protein, producing MVLGLRKQELEDLAISFIVLTLVFSNFELTAIPYVAFGIFTAFVFHEIAHRQVARRYGYYAIYRRWDTGIMLALLVGMLNKLLGLRFPFAAVGAVQVYSLYADWEDREIYGKISLAGPVTNILIGTFALILLLLGKFSGILWASLYYTAFINLWLAFFNLLPIPPLDGYKVLRWNPGYWGVTIGIAFLLQSLF from the coding sequence ATGGTGCTTGGCCTTAGGAAACAGGAGCTCGAGGACTTGGCAATATCTTTCATCGTGCTTACACTCGTCTTTTCCAATTTTGAATTAACTGCAATCCCCTATGTTGCCTTTGGCATCTTTACGGCATTCGTGTTCCATGAGATTGCACATAGGCAGGTTGCCAGAAGATATGGGTACTATGCCATCTATAGGAGATGGGACACCGGAATTATGCTGGCTTTGCTGGTGGGGATGTTAAATAAGCTTCTTGGACTTAGATTCCCTTTTGCCGCAGTTGGAGCAGTCCAAGTTTATTCTCTCTACGCAGACTGGGAGGATAGAGAGATTTATGGAAAGATAAGCCTAGCTGGGCCAGTGACAAACATACTCATAGGAACTTTTGCCCTGATTTTGTTGCTCCTAGGAAAATTTTCCGGCATTTTATGGGCTTCTCTGTACTACACAGCCTTTATAAATCTGTGGTTGGCATTCTTTAACCTTCTCCCGATTCCTCCATTAGATGGCTACAAAGTCTTGAGATGGAATCCTGGCTACTGGGGAGTTACAATAGGAATAGCTTTCCTCCTTCAGTCCCTCTTTTAG
- a CDS encoding zinc ribbon domain-containing protein, translated as MIQMERQHLKCPLCGGTSFKVEEGKLDSKWGFTAHKVKIVICETCGYVMMFYKGRTIWDFD; from the coding sequence GTGATACAAATGGAAAGACAACACCTAAAATGTCCGCTATGTGGAGGAACGAGCTTTAAGGTTGAGGAAGGCAAGCTGGACAGCAAGTGGGGTTTCACGGCACACAAAGTGAAAATCGTAATATGCGAAACCTGCGGGTATGTGATGATGTTCTACAAAGGAAGAACGATATGGGACTTCGACTAG
- a CDS encoding acyl-CoA mutase large subunit family protein produces MTFDKKKIEEIKKAEQEWEEKTVKPFIQKRPERKEKFMTDDGFEIKRVYTPADLENWDYLEKLNFPGQYPFTRGVYATMYRGKLWTMRQYAGYATAEESNKRYKYLLEQGQTGLSVAFDLPTQLGYDSDHPMAEGEVGKVGVAIDSLWDMEILFDGIPLDKVSTSMTINATAANLLAMYILVGQKQGVPQEQLRGTVQNDILKEYIARGTYIFPPKPSMRLTTDIIMYCAEHVPKWNSISISGYHIREAGANAVQEVAFTLADGIEYVKAVLERGMDVDKFAPRLSFFFAAHNNFLEEIAKFRAARRLWAKIMKEKFNAKDPRSMLLRFHTQTAGSTLTAQQPENNIVRVAIQALAAVLGGTQSLHTNSYDEALSLPTEKSVRIALRTQQIIAYESGVVDTIDPLGGAYYIEWLTDHIEEEAMKYIEKIEAMGGMMKAIERGYIQKEIADSAYKYQKEIEEKKRIIVGVNEFVVDEPIEVEILKVDPSIRDKQIERLKKLRSVRDSKKVEESLDKLRKAAEKEDENLMPYIIEAHKHLATLGEVTDVLREVWGEYRAPLIF; encoded by the coding sequence ATGACTTTCGATAAAAAGAAGATTGAAGAGATTAAGAAAGCAGAACAAGAGTGGGAAGAAAAGACTGTAAAGCCGTTCATCCAAAAAAGACCCGAAAGGAAAGAAAAATTCATGACAGATGACGGTTTTGAGATTAAAAGGGTTTACACGCCAGCAGACCTTGAAAACTGGGATTATTTGGAAAAGCTCAACTTCCCCGGTCAATACCCGTTCACCAGGGGCGTTTATGCCACTATGTATAGAGGGAAGCTCTGGACAATGAGACAGTACGCTGGTTATGCAACAGCCGAAGAGTCAAACAAGCGTTACAAATATCTTCTCGAGCAAGGGCAGACCGGTTTGAGCGTTGCTTTTGATTTACCAACCCAGCTCGGTTACGATTCTGATCACCCTATGGCTGAAGGAGAAGTAGGAAAAGTTGGTGTGGCAATAGACTCCCTCTGGGACATGGAGATACTTTTCGACGGAATTCCCCTTGATAAGGTTTCAACTTCAATGACAATCAACGCCACAGCCGCAAACCTTTTAGCCATGTACATCTTGGTTGGGCAAAAGCAAGGCGTTCCCCAAGAGCAGCTTAGGGGTACAGTTCAAAACGACATCCTCAAGGAATACATTGCCAGAGGTACTTACATCTTTCCACCGAAGCCAAGTATGAGGCTAACGACTGATATCATAATGTACTGTGCTGAACACGTTCCAAAATGGAACTCCATAAGCATAAGCGGTTACCACATCAGAGAAGCGGGAGCAAATGCAGTCCAAGAGGTAGCGTTCACACTAGCAGACGGTATTGAATACGTTAAGGCCGTCCTTGAGAGAGGCATGGATGTCGATAAGTTCGCCCCAAGATTGAGCTTCTTCTTTGCAGCTCACAACAACTTCCTTGAAGAGATTGCCAAGTTCAGAGCCGCAAGAAGATTATGGGCAAAGATAATGAAGGAGAAGTTCAACGCCAAAGACCCAAGATCAATGCTCCTCAGGTTCCACACCCAGACAGCTGGTTCAACTCTAACAGCCCAACAGCCCGAGAACAACATAGTAAGAGTTGCCATTCAAGCTTTGGCAGCCGTTTTGGGTGGAACCCAATCTTTACACACCAACAGTTATGACGAAGCTCTTTCACTCCCAACAGAGAAGAGCGTTAGAATAGCATTAAGGACACAGCAGATCATAGCTTATGAGAGCGGCGTTGTGGATACAATTGATCCACTTGGCGGTGCCTACTACATTGAGTGGCTTACCGACCACATAGAGGAGGAAGCTATGAAGTACATAGAGAAAATCGAGGCAATGGGCGGCATGATGAAGGCTATCGAGCGCGGCTACATCCAGAAGGAGATCGCAGACTCAGCCTACAAGTACCAGAAAGAAATCGAGGAGAAGAAGCGCATCATCGTCGGTGTGAACGAGTTTGTCGTTGACGAGCCAATTGAGGTCGAGATCCTCAAGGTAGACCCAAGCATTAGGGACAAGCAGATTGAGAGACTTAAGAAGCTGAGAAGCGTAAGAGACAGCAAGAAAGTCGAAGAGTCATTGGATAAGCTCAGAAAAGCTGCAGAAAAAGAGGATGAAAACCTAATGCCCTACATCATCGAAGCACACAAGCACTTGGCGACGCTTGGTGAGGTTACGGACGTCCTAAGAGAAGTCTGGGGCGAATACAGGGCACCGCTTATCTTCTGA
- a CDS encoding ABC transporter permease, producing the protein MISVLYQNEVYRLLKSRRLKVMLVLMLLPVVVYFFTHEEITEYSAKALEISFQINVSQFLINFWASVIGQLVVIIVMSDLLASEIDRGTIRLLLTKPIKKSEIVFGKFFSGITAVLVIFGIPYFVMQVYMVLLYKSGFEGFRATFDDFLFALGVTVLVLGSLGAVSMLLSVVLSRPLYASLASFGLVFTAQFILPQLPFFDNPERFNLSYQIGVLLKRGFTLHTGLDTYKGDPTMSALFFISVILLSLIFTLLGLYRKEYEG; encoded by the coding sequence GTGATTAGCGTTCTCTACCAAAACGAAGTGTATAGGCTTTTAAAGTCGAGAAGGCTAAAAGTGATGCTTGTTTTAATGCTTCTCCCCGTTGTAGTTTACTTCTTCACACACGAAGAGATAACCGAATACAGCGCAAAAGCCTTGGAGATTTCATTCCAGATAAACGTCTCCCAGTTTTTAATAAACTTCTGGGCAAGCGTGATAGGCCAGCTGGTCGTTATAATCGTCATGAGCGATTTGCTTGCAAGTGAAATTGACAGAGGAACGATAAGGCTCCTCCTAACAAAGCCGATAAAGAAAAGCGAAATAGTTTTCGGCAAGTTCTTTTCCGGAATTACTGCTGTGCTCGTTATCTTTGGCATACCCTACTTTGTGATGCAGGTTTACATGGTTCTTCTCTACAAATCGGGCTTTGAGGGGTTTAGGGCAACGTTTGATGACTTCCTGTTTGCCCTCGGAGTTACAGTTCTCGTCCTTGGGAGCCTCGGAGCAGTTTCAATGCTTCTCTCGGTAGTTCTTTCAAGGCCGCTCTATGCGTCCCTTGCAAGCTTTGGGCTGGTGTTCACTGCCCAGTTCATACTTCCACAACTGCCATTCTTTGACAACCCTGAGCGCTTTAACTTGAGCTACCAGATAGGGGTGCTCTTAAAGAGGGGCTTTACGCTTCACACCGGATTGGACACTTACAAAGGAGACCCAACTATGAGCGCACTGTTTTTTATTAGTGTTATCCTGCTAAGCCTGATCTTTACTCTCTTGGGATTATACAGAAAGGAGTATGAGGGATGA
- a CDS encoding tetratricopeptide repeat protein, with protein MEEILKAIQEKDCKRLASLLYYKVDELSEDDLKEVLEKAEKLALECKDYELYKLVVYYFLEFLNIDKIEEFEKIAEKEDSFEAKYHLADLYYLIGELEKALDLYRGLLEKETEKGNLENIAKIYYNMGLIHEELLEYEKALELMEKAEKALEELGKEEEIKQIRIYKAYITFEMGKIAEAKAELAELLSENLDNRMKSQIHLVFEEMFEDKDNYEAALHECLYAMLYGRDSEYFDVGFDALIDVLWQMMLEDRFEDIYNNMDMFARAFPEMKEFFEGVKAVALYKDGKVGREEVSEYITKIKNRRLLDLLEFLSEAEL; from the coding sequence ATGGAGGAAATCCTTAAAGCAATTCAGGAGAAAGACTGCAAAAGACTGGCAAGTTTGCTCTATTACAAGGTGGATGAGCTGAGTGAAGATGACCTAAAAGAGGTTCTTGAGAAGGCCGAAAAACTGGCCCTTGAGTGTAAAGACTATGAGCTGTATAAGCTTGTTGTGTATTACTTCCTCGAATTCTTAAACATCGACAAGATTGAAGAGTTTGAGAAGATAGCTGAAAAAGAAGATAGTTTCGAGGCTAAATATCACCTTGCCGATTTGTACTATCTTATAGGCGAATTGGAAAAGGCACTTGACCTCTACAGAGGTCTTCTTGAGAAGGAGACAGAAAAAGGAAACTTAGAGAACATTGCAAAGATTTACTACAACATGGGGCTGATTCACGAGGAACTCTTGGAGTATGAGAAAGCGCTGGAACTTATGGAAAAGGCAGAAAAAGCCCTAGAAGAACTTGGAAAGGAAGAGGAGATAAAGCAGATAAGGATTTACAAAGCTTACATAACCTTTGAAATGGGAAAAATTGCAGAGGCAAAGGCTGAGCTCGCGGAACTTCTTTCAGAGAATCTAGACAATAGGATGAAGTCTCAGATACACCTTGTTTTCGAGGAAATGTTTGAAGATAAAGATAACTACGAGGCCGCACTTCATGAGTGCCTCTATGCAATGCTCTACGGAAGAGATAGCGAGTACTTTGATGTTGGGTTTGATGCCTTGATAGATGTACTGTGGCAGATGATGCTCGAGGACAGATTTGAAGATATCTACAACAACATGGACATGTTTGCTAGGGCATTTCCAGAAATGAAGGAGTTCTTTGAGGGAGTGAAGGCGGTAGCTCTGTACAAAGACGGCAAAGTAGGGAGAGAAGAAGTTAGTGAGTACATAACCAAAATAAAGAACAGAAGGCTTTTAGACCTTCTTGAGTTCCTAAGCGAAGCGGAGCTTTGA
- a CDS encoding TraB domain-containing protein, whose translation MSYLRYVKIIGTMHVSPKSRSEVRELILKEKPDAVAIELDMGRFYALQSPKRMTFQEALKLGRKALLGYLLMKVEEKIGEEFGMKPGEEMLEAIHTASLLGVPLYLIDEDIQSIMGKLLKAPLREKILLLLESSLVFLPIAPEGESPEDIMESYKLMMHRFRLRYPYLFKVLVEDRNKTMARNLKAIVDGLKMKGVKKPKVIAVVGLGHKKGIERLLNSYKEDKAFIQQEQNNDR comes from the coding sequence ATGAGCTATCTTCGCTACGTTAAAATAATTGGCACAATGCACGTATCTCCAAAAAGCAGAAGTGAAGTGAGGGAGCTTATACTAAAGGAGAAACCTGACGCGGTTGCTATTGAACTCGACATGGGAAGGTTCTACGCACTCCAGTCCCCGAAAAGGATGACATTCCAGGAAGCGCTGAAGCTTGGAAGGAAGGCACTTTTGGGGTATCTGCTCATGAAAGTTGAGGAAAAAATTGGGGAAGAATTTGGAATGAAGCCGGGAGAGGAAATGCTGGAAGCAATCCATACGGCCTCTCTTCTTGGGGTACCTCTTTATCTAATTGATGAGGACATCCAGAGCATTATGGGAAAGCTCCTTAAGGCACCTCTGAGAGAGAAAATACTTCTCCTGCTTGAGAGCTCCCTTGTTTTTCTTCCAATTGCGCCTGAGGGAGAAAGCCCGGAGGATATAATGGAGAGTTACAAACTAATGATGCATAGATTTAGGCTCCGTTATCCTTACCTCTTCAAAGTCCTTGTGGAAGATAGGAATAAGACAATGGCGAGGAATTTAAAGGCAATTGTTGACGGACTAAAGATGAAAGGCGTTAAGAAGCCCAAAGTGATAGCGGTAGTGGGGCTTGGTCACAAAAAGGGCATAGAAAGGCTTTTGAATTCCTACAAGGAAGACAAGGCTTTTATACAACAAGAACAAAATAACGACCGGTGA
- a CDS encoding KH domain-containing protein, with protein sequence MREELKRMLKVEILDVEYEGDKIIVYVPKDQVRIAVGSGGSAVKSAELVLGKKIEIRGR encoded by the coding sequence ATGAGGGAAGAACTGAAGCGCATGCTTAAGGTTGAGATTCTTGACGTCGAGTACGAAGGAGACAAGATAATCGTTTATGTCCCCAAGGATCAAGTTAGGATAGCTGTAGGCAGCGGAGGAAGTGCTGTAAAATCAGCGGAGCTTGTTCTTGGGAAGAAAATCGAGATTAGAGGTAGATGA